A stretch of the Snodgrassella alvi genome encodes the following:
- the xseA gene encoding exodeoxyribonuclease VII large subunit has translation MSEFFAPAALSVSELNACARQLLEENLIGLWVGGEVSNLTRAASGHYYFSLKDARAQVRCVLFKGVAQQMSQPLQEGDHLEVSGKISIYEARGEFQITVNAVRHKGLGQLYEAYERLKQQLTVEGLFSAERKRPLPAHPKVVGVVTSLAAAALRDVVTTLRRRHSGIRVIVYPTAVQGAGSEMQIAAAIASANQHAQADVLIVCRGGGSIEDLWSYNEEMVVRAVADSIIPTVSGVGHETDFTLTDFAADVRAPTPTAAAELVSPDMAQLRRNVALLQTRVYQILQQRYYDASQRLDWLARQLRHPQQNWQQQHQQLSDMQRVLQLSMQRQFRQHQQNLLQQQHLLNNLRPQTDHAHQRLVFQYQQLQQLWQHILLQAQQRLQQQNSLLEAVSPLQILARGYSVVTNQRGHIVSDGNKLKTGQFLNIRFASGERSVQVAPPKVQSDLFDN, from the coding sequence AGTTGCTCGAAGAGAATCTGATTGGTCTGTGGGTAGGCGGAGAAGTTTCCAATCTTACCCGTGCAGCCAGTGGACATTATTATTTTTCTCTGAAAGATGCGCGCGCGCAGGTTCGCTGTGTATTGTTTAAAGGTGTAGCACAGCAAATGAGCCAGCCATTGCAAGAGGGTGATCATCTGGAAGTTTCCGGCAAAATCAGTATTTATGAAGCCCGTGGAGAATTTCAGATTACCGTTAATGCCGTACGCCATAAAGGCTTGGGACAGTTATACGAAGCTTACGAACGACTCAAGCAACAATTAACAGTTGAAGGCCTGTTTTCAGCCGAACGTAAACGTCCGTTACCTGCTCATCCGAAGGTAGTCGGCGTGGTAACCAGTCTGGCGGCTGCAGCTTTACGCGATGTGGTGACAACTTTACGCCGTCGTCATAGTGGTATTCGTGTGATTGTTTACCCTACAGCGGTACAGGGAGCCGGCAGTGAAATGCAGATTGCAGCGGCTATTGCCAGTGCCAATCAGCATGCTCAAGCAGATGTACTGATTGTCTGTCGTGGTGGTGGCAGTATTGAGGATCTATGGTCTTACAATGAGGAAATGGTTGTTCGTGCTGTAGCCGATAGCATTATTCCGACCGTGAGTGGTGTGGGTCATGAAACTGATTTCACCCTGACAGATTTCGCCGCCGATGTGCGCGCGCCTACGCCCACTGCTGCCGCAGAACTGGTTAGCCCAGATATGGCACAATTGCGGCGCAATGTCGCTTTATTGCAGACCCGTGTCTATCAAATACTGCAGCAACGCTATTATGATGCTTCACAAAGGCTTGACTGGCTGGCACGTCAATTAAGACACCCACAGCAAAATTGGCAGCAACAACATCAGCAATTATCTGATATGCAGCGCGTATTGCAGCTCAGCATGCAGCGGCAATTCAGGCAGCACCAGCAAAATCTTTTACAGCAACAGCACCTTTTAAACAATCTGCGGCCTCAGACTGACCATGCGCACCAGAGGCTTGTTTTTCAATATCAGCAATTGCAGCAGTTATGGCAACATATTCTGCTACAGGCACAGCAAAGACTACAACAGCAGAATTCGTTACTTGAGGCTGTATCACCTTTGCAGATTTTGGCCAGAGGTTATAGTGTGGTAACCAATCAGCGTGGGCATATCGTTAGTGATGGTAACAAACTGAAAACCGGTCAGTTTCTTAATATTCGTTTTGCCAGCGGCGAGCGCAGTGTACAGGTCGCTCCACCCAAAGTTCAATCGGATTTATTTGATAACTGA
- a CDS encoding ATP-binding protein — MKRKELIQLAATVLQRLDAILPPLAQEPDWTAIAYRWHRLGNKGVLESLPHPHTFDLNCLAAVDEQRKQLVRNTEQFLAGRSANNVLMTGARGTGKSSLVKALLHQYASKGLRLVEVDKNDLLTLPALLNILKQRPEKFILFCDDLSFEDGDEAYKALKTTLDGGLSQRCDNVLVYATSNRRHLMPEYMADNMAQTSQGGEVHPQEAVEEKVSLSDRFGLWLSFYPFDQNAYLQAVENWLAEAGLQMDDTARRAALNWSQSRGSRSGRVAWQFVCDWAGRKPEERTL; from the coding sequence ATGAAACGCAAGGAACTCATACAGCTGGCTGCTACAGTATTGCAGCGGCTTGATGCCATACTACCGCCTTTGGCTCAGGAACCAGACTGGACAGCTATTGCCTACCGCTGGCATAGGCTGGGTAATAAAGGAGTTCTGGAAAGCCTGCCGCATCCGCATACATTTGATCTTAACTGTCTAGCTGCTGTTGATGAGCAACGCAAGCAACTAGTACGCAATACTGAACAGTTTCTAGCTGGCCGTTCTGCAAATAATGTATTGATGACCGGTGCACGTGGTACAGGCAAATCCTCACTGGTAAAAGCTTTATTGCATCAATATGCCAGCAAGGGTCTGCGACTGGTGGAAGTAGACAAAAATGATTTACTTACTTTGCCTGCGTTGCTAAATATACTAAAACAAAGGCCGGAAAAATTTATTTTGTTTTGTGATGATTTGTCGTTTGAAGATGGCGACGAAGCTTATAAGGCTTTGAAAACCACACTGGACGGCGGTTTATCACAACGCTGTGATAATGTATTAGTCTATGCAACTTCCAATCGACGTCACTTGATGCCTGAATATATGGCAGACAATATGGCTCAGACAAGCCAAGGCGGAGAAGTTCACCCACAGGAAGCGGTTGAAGAAAAAGTGTCTTTGTCTGATCGTTTCGGATTGTGGCTAAGTTTTTACCCATTTGACCAGAATGCTTACTTGCAGGCCGTAGAAAACTGGCTGGCTGAGGCAGGTTTACAAATGGATGATACTGCCCGACGCGCAGCACTAAACTGGAGCCAGAGCCGCGGCAGCCGTTCGGGCAGGGTGGCATGGCAATTTGTGTGCGATTGGGCTGGACGAAAACCAGAAGAGCGCACTCTTTAA